The Enhydrobacter sp. sequence CGGCGCGACGGTCTTGCCGGCCTTGTTCACCATCCTCGTGAAGGTGAGCTTGTTCTGCTTGGCGTACGCATATTCGACATAGCCGATCGAGCCCTTGGTCTGGCCGACATTGTTGGCCACGCCCTCGTTGCCCTTGGCGCCGATGCCGGCCGGCCACTGGACGGCCGTGCTGGTGCCGACCTTCGACTTCCATTCCGGGCTCACGTCGGCCAGATAGTGGGTGAAGTTGTAGGTCGTGCCCGATCCGTCCGAGCGATGCACCAGCGCGATGGCTGTCGACGGCAGCTTGGCGTCGGGATTGAGCTTCGCGATCGCCGGGTCGTTCCACTTCTTGATCTCGCCGAGATAGATGCCGGCAAGCGTCGGGCCGTCCAGCACGAGGTCGCCCGGCTTCACGCCCTCGAGGTTGACGACCGGAACGATGCCGCCCATCACCATCGGGAACTGGGCGAGCCCCGCCTGATCGAGATCCTTGCCGGAGAGCGGCGCATCGGACGCGCCGAACGTCACCGTCCTGGCCTTGATCTGCTTGATGCCGCCGCCCGAGCCGATGGACTGGTAGTTGAGCCCGATGCCGGTCTCCTTCTTGTAGGCGTCCGCCCATTTGGCATAGATCGGATAGGGGAAGGTGGCGCCGGCGCCGGAAATGTCGGCGGCGAGGGCCGCCGACGCCGTCGCCACGAGCGCGGCCGCGGTCAGGGCAATCCTGGTGAATCTCACGAGTTCTCTCCTTTGTTCGAGTCGAACGCGACTGCACTAGGAGGCTCAGGTCACTCTCTTATGAAAGTTGTGTGACAGATCAATGACAGCCGCGCCGACCTCCTGGGGGCAGATCGAGGAACGGTCTACGGGTTCCGGGTCGCTGCCGGCAGCGTAACGGTAAAGGTCGAACCCCTGCCCGGCGTGCTCTGGATATCGAGCCGGCCGCGATGACGGTTCATCACGTGCTTGACGATGGCGAGCCCGAGCCCCGTTCCGCCAAGCTGACGCGAACGGGCATTGTCCACGCGGTAAAAACGCTCCGTGAGCCGCGGCAGATGCGCTGGCGGAATGCCTTCGCCTTCGTCGCTGACCGCAACCGAAACCCGGTCCTCCCCGGCCGGGCGCGCCGCCACCCGCACGGTCGTCGAAGGCCTGGTGTATTTGATGGCGTTGTCGATCAGGTTCTGGAACACGATCGTGAGCTCGTCATGGTCCCCGACCGCGCGCGGCAAGGCCGGATCGACGGAGAGCTCGACCGCGACCTGGCGCGAGGCGGCCTTGAGCTGCAGCAGATCCTGCACCCCGGCCAGCACACGGCCGAGATCGACCGGGGCGTCGGGACGGGAGTGCTCGTGCTGCTCGATGCGCGACAGCGTCAGAAGATCGTCGACCAGGCGCCGCATGCGGTCGGCCTGCTCGGCCATGATGCCGAGGAAGCGCTCGCGCGCCTGGACATCGTCGCGGGCCGGTCCGCGCAGCGTCTCGATGAAGCCCAGCAGGCCGGCGATCGGCGTCTTGAGCTCGTGGCTGGCATTGGCCACGAAATCGGCGCGCATGCGCTCGGCACGCCTCAGCGCGGTCGTGTCGTGCAGCACGATCAGCGCCAGCGAGCCGTCCGCCGCGGGCCGCGGCAGGCGGCGCGCATGGGCGATCATGTCGAGTTCCGGGGGTCCCGGCAGCGCCAGTTCCACCATGGCCTGATCCGCTCCGGCGACGTTGCCGTCTGCCGCTGTCAGAAGCGAATCGACCGCCGACAGAAGCGCCGGATGGCGCAGCACCGCCGACAAGTCACGGTCGGCCGCGATCTGGCCCAGCAGCGCGAGAGCGGCCCGGTTGGTGCGCACGACGCGGCGCTGGCGGTCGACGGCGATCAGCGGGTCGGGCAGGCCGTCGACGATCGCCTGTGCCGAGGCGGCGAGATTGTCGATCGAGGCGCGCTGGCGCCGCCAGCCCGACGCCAGGGTGGCGGCGGCGGCGGCAAGCTCCTCGGTCGCCGGCGCGAACCTCAGCCGCGGCATCACCGGCTCGTGCTCGCCCGACAGCTCGCTCACGAAGCGGGCGAAGCGGGCCAGCGAGCCCAGATAACGCTGCACAAGGATCACCGAGACGACCGTAAGGCCAGCCGCTGCTACCAAAGCGGGGCCGAGGGCGAGTTCGCCGTGCCAATGGAGCGCCGCCAGCGCGACATAGGACGGCGTCAGCACGACGGCATTGGCCGCGAGATGGCGGCGAAGGGGGAGCGCCTGGTCGGGCATGCCCCCCTCTACCCTGCCCGGCTCAGGCGCGCGAGGGGTGGACCGCGAGCTTGGCGCCTTTTCGGCGCTCCTCCAGGCGC is a genomic window containing:
- the pstS gene encoding phosphate ABC transporter substrate-binding protein PstS is translated as MRFTRIALTAAALVATASAALAADISGAGATFPYPIYAKWADAYKKETGIGLNYQSIGSGGGIKQIKARTVTFGASDAPLSGKDLDQAGLAQFPMVMGGIVPVVNLEGVKPGDLVLDGPTLAGIYLGEIKKWNDPAIAKLNPDAKLPSTAIALVHRSDGSGTTYNFTHYLADVSPEWKSKVGTSTAVQWPAGIGAKGNEGVANNVGQTKGSIGYVEYAYAKQNKLTFTRMVNKAGKTVAPTSEAFQAAAASADWKSQPGYGVILANQPGDASWPMTAATWILLYKQPSDAAATGEALKFFAWAYTKGQAMAKELDYVPMPANVVADIEKMWSTDIKDGSGKPLFTMTH
- a CDS encoding ATP-binding protein, with amino-acid sequence MPDQALPLRRHLAANAVVLTPSYVALAALHWHGELALGPALVAAAGLTVVSVILVQRYLGSLARFARFVSELSGEHEPVMPRLRFAPATEELAAAAATLASGWRRQRASIDNLAASAQAIVDGLPDPLIAVDRQRRVVRTNRAALALLGQIAADRDLSAVLRHPALLSAVDSLLTAADGNVAGADQAMVELALPGPPELDMIAHARRLPRPAADGSLALIVLHDTTALRRAERMRADFVANASHELKTPIAGLLGFIETLRGPARDDVQARERFLGIMAEQADRMRRLVDDLLTLSRIEQHEHSRPDAPVDLGRVLAGVQDLLQLKAASRQVAVELSVDPALPRAVGDHDELTIVFQNLIDNAIKYTRPSTTVRVAARPAGEDRVSVAVSDEGEGIPPAHLPRLTERFYRVDNARSRQLGGTGLGLAIVKHVMNRHRGRLDIQSTPGRGSTFTVTLPAATRNP